In Archocentrus centrarchus isolate MPI-CPG fArcCen1 chromosome 22, fArcCen1, whole genome shotgun sequence, one DNA window encodes the following:
- the hltf gene encoding helicase-like transcription factor isoform X2, translating into MQFSRRWRFGWGRFSEIDLFTDRHENNAETLSQAIRAAASEEPDADGSVLFGQLKGTVVGLRYYSGVVNRGEMVGLVRQPQNPYDRNAVMVANIYGNQVGHIKKELAAAMAYVMDNNLAKVEGVVYCGTKNTYTMPVMLSFWGKEENKNSVLEHMTRRGYKLNTEGSILKGANQQWSTSQAAYAFSSKKGVTIPLSAEELKNAFDNLFEGLMESRDGEKEAVEAVATPLLLHQKQALSWMCARENKAALPPFWEKRGELYYNTLTCFSAKEIPERVRGGILADDMGLGKTLTVIALILTNFHKGKPLPVEKCEGQTSPIKAKTVPQMALKLEGSSVAGGAGVSGASGGSNLTQGEVICVDTLVEAADKAEKSKSKEKMKATKRKPKASVLFEDLDFAAALSGSTSDTSSKKKKTDKKSNLMQSVGAESSTAESTDDLSARTTLIICPLSVLSNWLDQFEQHVDPTVKLNVYLYYGSERNRSKKFLSSQDVVITTYNVLSSDFVNKSPLHEISWLRIVLDEGHIIRNPNAQMSKAVLGLKAQRRWILSGTPIQNSVKDLWMQVAFLRLKPFDVREWWNRVIQRPVTYGDRAGLQSLQTLVKCITLRRTKNSEVNGRPLVSLPEKTVYMEQVELSPPEREEYELARTEGRKTIGRYVAEGTVLRNYADVLAILMRLRQHCCHPDLLAKTSSDLGGAATPAELRERLIEKLRLVLASGSDEECSVCLNSVQLPVITHCAHVYCRPCIAQVISTSGEEMARCPLCRGDIKTSELVEFPQEEMEEDNSTNSERWRTSSKVQALMGNLLRLRCEDSSIKCLVVSQFTRFLTILETPLREHGFSFVRLDGTMNQKKRTHVIQEFQSSATGSPAIMLLSLKAGGVGLNLTAASHVFLMDPAWNPATEEQCIDRCHRLGQKRKVVVTKFIVKDSVEEKMVKIQRKKQDLIEKAFGSTNTDRKTTRIDDILALMEL; encoded by the exons ATGCAGTTTTCCCGCAGGTGGAGGTTTGGTTGGGGCAGGTTCAGTGAGATAGACCTCTTCACAGATCGCCATGAAAACAATGCAGAGACTCTCAGCCAGGCCATCAGAGCTGCAGCGTCTGAGGAGCCCGATGCAGACGGCAGCGTGCTGTTCGGCCAGCTAAAGGGAACCGTGGTCGGCCTGAGATATTACTCAGGCGTG GTGAACCGAGGGGAGATGGTTGGTTTAGTGCGGCAGCCTCAGAATCCATATGACCGCAACGCCGTGATGGTTGCCAACATTTACGGAAATCAAGTGGGACACATCAAGAAGGAGCTGGCAGCAGCAATGGCTTATGTCATGGACAACAACTTAGCTAAAGTAGAAGG GGTGGTGTACTGTGGGACGAAAAACACCTACACCATGCCAGTGATGCTGTCCTTCTGGGGAAAAGAAGAGAATAAAAATTCTGTACTGGAACATATGACACGGCGAGGATACAAGCTGAATACAGAGGGAAGCATCCTGAAAG GCGCAAATCAGCAGTGGTCTACTAGTCAAGCTGCTTATGCATTTTCATCTAAAAAAGGTGTGACCATCCCACTAAGTGCAGAGGAG CTAAAGAATGCATTTGATAACCTGTTTGAAGGGTTGATGGAGAGTAGGGATGGAGAGAAAGAAGCTGTTGAG gctgtgGCTACTCCCCTCCTGCTCCATCAGAAGCAGGCGCTGTCCTGGATGTGCGCTCGAGAAAACAAAGCTGCTCTTCCACCATTCTGGGAGAAGAGAGGCGAGCTCTACTACAACACCCTCACGTGTTTTTCTGCCAAAGAGATACCGGAGAGGGTTCGTGGAGGGATACTGGCAGATGACATGGGGCTG ggtaaAACTCTCACAGTAATTGCACTGATTCTCACCAACTTTCACAAAGGAAAGCCACTGCCTGTGGAGAAATGT GAGGGGCAGACTTCACCCATTAAAGCTAAAACTGTACCACAAATGGCCCTCAAACTGGAAG GAAGCAGCGTGGCAGGTGGAGCTGGAGTGAGTGGTGCATCAGGGGGTTCTAACCT TACCCAGGGAGAGGTGATCTGTGTTGATACACTAGTGGAGGCAGCAGataaggcagagaaaa GCAAGAGCAAAGAGAAGATGAAAGCCACCAAGAGAAAACCAA AGGCCTCGGTGTTGTTCGAGGATCTGGACTTTGCTGCAGCGCTGAGTGGCTCAACATCTGACACAAgctcaaagaagaaaaaaacagacaaaaagtccAATCTCATGCAGA GCGTAGGTGCTGAATCCTCCACCGCTGAGAGCACAGATGACTTATCAGCAAGAACAACTCTCATCATCTGCCCGCTCTCTGTGCTCAGCAACTGGCTG GACCAATTTGAGCAGCATGTGGACCCTACCGTGAAGTtaaatgtgtatttgtattATGGTTCCGAGCGCAACAGGAGTAAAAAGTTTCTGTCCTCTCAAGATGTGGTGATCACCACGTACAATGTCCTCTCTTCTGATTTTGTG AATAAGAGTCCCCTCCATGAAATCAGCTGGCTGAGGATTGTGCTGGATGAGGGACACATCATAAGAAACCCAAATGCACAGATGAGTAAGGCTGTACTTGGCCTGAAAGCTCAGAGACGTTGGATTCTTTCAG GTACTCCTATCCAGAACAGTGTGAAGGATCTGTGGATGCAGGTGGCTTTCCTGCGTCTGAAGCCCTTTGATGTGAGAGAGTGGTGGAACCGAGTGATCCAGAGACCTGTTACATATGGAGACAGGGCCGGCCTGCA GAGCCTTCAGACACTAGTGAAATGCATCACCCTGAGACGGACCAAGAACAGTGAGGTGAACGGGCGCCCTCTGGTGTCACTGCCTGAGAAGACAGTCTACATGGAGCAAGTTGAGCTCAGCCCGCCAGAGAGGGAGGAGTACGAGCTGGCACGCACTGAAGGAAGAAAGACAATTGGCAG ATATGTTGCTGAAGGGACAGTCTTGAGGAATTATGCTGATGTGCTTGCCATTCTGATGAGGCTCCGACAACACTGCTGCCACCCTGACCTGCTGGCAAAGACCTCTTCAGATTTAG GGGGTGCAGCAACACCAGCAGAGCTGCGGGAGCGTCTTATAGAAAAGCTGCGGTTGGTGCTGGCCAGCGGCTCTGATGAGGAGTGCTCTGTGTGTCTGAATTCGGTCCAGCTGCCCGTCATTACACACTGTGCCCACGTATACTGCCGGCCATGCATCGCCCAGGTCATCAGCACTTCAGGAGAG GAGATGGCGCGCTGTCCCCTGTGCCGAGGTGACATCAAGACCAGTGAACTGGTGGAGTTTCCACAAGAAGAAATGGAAGAAGACAATAGTACAAACTCTGAGAGGTGGAGGACAAGCTCAAAG GTGCAAGCACTCATGGGAAACCTGCTCAGGCTGCGatgtgaagacagcagcattaaGTGTTTGGTTGTTTCTCAGTTTACACGTTTCCTCACCATCTTAGAGACTCCActcag AGAGCATGGCTTCAGTTTTGTGCGTTTGGATGGCACAATGAACCAGAAGAAAAGGACCCATGTCATCCAGGAATTTCAGAGCTCTGCGACCGGCAGCCCTGCCATCATGCTCCTGTCACTCAAAGCTGGAGGAGTGGGGCTTAACTTGACCGCTGCCTCTCATGTTTTCCTCATGGACCCT GCATGGAACCCAGCTACTGAAGAGCAGTGTATTGACCGCTGCCACCGTTTGGGCCAGAAGCGGAAAGTTGTTGTCACTAAG ttcaTTGTGAAGGATTCCGTAGAGGAGAAAATGGTGAAGATCCAGAGGAAGAAGCAGGACCTGATAGAGAAGGCATTCGGTTCCACAAACACCGACAGGAAGACGACTCGCATCGATGACATCCTAGCTCTGATGGAACTGTAG
- the hltf gene encoding helicase-like transcription factor isoform X1 has translation MDTLLVMQFSRRWRFGWGRFSEIDLFTDRHENNAETLSQAIRAAASEEPDADGSVLFGQLKGTVVGLRYYSGVVNRGEMVGLVRQPQNPYDRNAVMVANIYGNQVGHIKKELAAAMAYVMDNNLAKVEGVVYCGTKNTYTMPVMLSFWGKEENKNSVLEHMTRRGYKLNTEGSILKGANQQWSTSQAAYAFSSKKGVTIPLSAEELKNAFDNLFEGLMESRDGEKEAVEAVATPLLLHQKQALSWMCARENKAALPPFWEKRGELYYNTLTCFSAKEIPERVRGGILADDMGLGKTLTVIALILTNFHKGKPLPVEKCEGQTSPIKAKTVPQMALKLEGSSVAGGAGVSGASGGSNLTQGEVICVDTLVEAADKAEKSKSKEKMKATKRKPKASVLFEDLDFAAALSGSTSDTSSKKKKTDKKSNLMQSVGAESSTAESTDDLSARTTLIICPLSVLSNWLDQFEQHVDPTVKLNVYLYYGSERNRSKKFLSSQDVVITTYNVLSSDFVNKSPLHEISWLRIVLDEGHIIRNPNAQMSKAVLGLKAQRRWILSGTPIQNSVKDLWMQVAFLRLKPFDVREWWNRVIQRPVTYGDRAGLQSLQTLVKCITLRRTKNSEVNGRPLVSLPEKTVYMEQVELSPPEREEYELARTEGRKTIGRYVAEGTVLRNYADVLAILMRLRQHCCHPDLLAKTSSDLGGAATPAELRERLIEKLRLVLASGSDEECSVCLNSVQLPVITHCAHVYCRPCIAQVISTSGEEMARCPLCRGDIKTSELVEFPQEEMEEDNSTNSERWRTSSKVQALMGNLLRLRCEDSSIKCLVVSQFTRFLTILETPLREHGFSFVRLDGTMNQKKRTHVIQEFQSSATGSPAIMLLSLKAGGVGLNLTAASHVFLMDPAWNPATEEQCIDRCHRLGQKRKVVVTKFIVKDSVEEKMVKIQRKKQDLIEKAFGSTNTDRKTTRIDDILALMEL, from the exons ATGGACACACTACTGG tcATGCAGTTTTCCCGCAGGTGGAGGTTTGGTTGGGGCAGGTTCAGTGAGATAGACCTCTTCACAGATCGCCATGAAAACAATGCAGAGACTCTCAGCCAGGCCATCAGAGCTGCAGCGTCTGAGGAGCCCGATGCAGACGGCAGCGTGCTGTTCGGCCAGCTAAAGGGAACCGTGGTCGGCCTGAGATATTACTCAGGCGTG GTGAACCGAGGGGAGATGGTTGGTTTAGTGCGGCAGCCTCAGAATCCATATGACCGCAACGCCGTGATGGTTGCCAACATTTACGGAAATCAAGTGGGACACATCAAGAAGGAGCTGGCAGCAGCAATGGCTTATGTCATGGACAACAACTTAGCTAAAGTAGAAGG GGTGGTGTACTGTGGGACGAAAAACACCTACACCATGCCAGTGATGCTGTCCTTCTGGGGAAAAGAAGAGAATAAAAATTCTGTACTGGAACATATGACACGGCGAGGATACAAGCTGAATACAGAGGGAAGCATCCTGAAAG GCGCAAATCAGCAGTGGTCTACTAGTCAAGCTGCTTATGCATTTTCATCTAAAAAAGGTGTGACCATCCCACTAAGTGCAGAGGAG CTAAAGAATGCATTTGATAACCTGTTTGAAGGGTTGATGGAGAGTAGGGATGGAGAGAAAGAAGCTGTTGAG gctgtgGCTACTCCCCTCCTGCTCCATCAGAAGCAGGCGCTGTCCTGGATGTGCGCTCGAGAAAACAAAGCTGCTCTTCCACCATTCTGGGAGAAGAGAGGCGAGCTCTACTACAACACCCTCACGTGTTTTTCTGCCAAAGAGATACCGGAGAGGGTTCGTGGAGGGATACTGGCAGATGACATGGGGCTG ggtaaAACTCTCACAGTAATTGCACTGATTCTCACCAACTTTCACAAAGGAAAGCCACTGCCTGTGGAGAAATGT GAGGGGCAGACTTCACCCATTAAAGCTAAAACTGTACCACAAATGGCCCTCAAACTGGAAG GAAGCAGCGTGGCAGGTGGAGCTGGAGTGAGTGGTGCATCAGGGGGTTCTAACCT TACCCAGGGAGAGGTGATCTGTGTTGATACACTAGTGGAGGCAGCAGataaggcagagaaaa GCAAGAGCAAAGAGAAGATGAAAGCCACCAAGAGAAAACCAA AGGCCTCGGTGTTGTTCGAGGATCTGGACTTTGCTGCAGCGCTGAGTGGCTCAACATCTGACACAAgctcaaagaagaaaaaaacagacaaaaagtccAATCTCATGCAGA GCGTAGGTGCTGAATCCTCCACCGCTGAGAGCACAGATGACTTATCAGCAAGAACAACTCTCATCATCTGCCCGCTCTCTGTGCTCAGCAACTGGCTG GACCAATTTGAGCAGCATGTGGACCCTACCGTGAAGTtaaatgtgtatttgtattATGGTTCCGAGCGCAACAGGAGTAAAAAGTTTCTGTCCTCTCAAGATGTGGTGATCACCACGTACAATGTCCTCTCTTCTGATTTTGTG AATAAGAGTCCCCTCCATGAAATCAGCTGGCTGAGGATTGTGCTGGATGAGGGACACATCATAAGAAACCCAAATGCACAGATGAGTAAGGCTGTACTTGGCCTGAAAGCTCAGAGACGTTGGATTCTTTCAG GTACTCCTATCCAGAACAGTGTGAAGGATCTGTGGATGCAGGTGGCTTTCCTGCGTCTGAAGCCCTTTGATGTGAGAGAGTGGTGGAACCGAGTGATCCAGAGACCTGTTACATATGGAGACAGGGCCGGCCTGCA GAGCCTTCAGACACTAGTGAAATGCATCACCCTGAGACGGACCAAGAACAGTGAGGTGAACGGGCGCCCTCTGGTGTCACTGCCTGAGAAGACAGTCTACATGGAGCAAGTTGAGCTCAGCCCGCCAGAGAGGGAGGAGTACGAGCTGGCACGCACTGAAGGAAGAAAGACAATTGGCAG ATATGTTGCTGAAGGGACAGTCTTGAGGAATTATGCTGATGTGCTTGCCATTCTGATGAGGCTCCGACAACACTGCTGCCACCCTGACCTGCTGGCAAAGACCTCTTCAGATTTAG GGGGTGCAGCAACACCAGCAGAGCTGCGGGAGCGTCTTATAGAAAAGCTGCGGTTGGTGCTGGCCAGCGGCTCTGATGAGGAGTGCTCTGTGTGTCTGAATTCGGTCCAGCTGCCCGTCATTACACACTGTGCCCACGTATACTGCCGGCCATGCATCGCCCAGGTCATCAGCACTTCAGGAGAG GAGATGGCGCGCTGTCCCCTGTGCCGAGGTGACATCAAGACCAGTGAACTGGTGGAGTTTCCACAAGAAGAAATGGAAGAAGACAATAGTACAAACTCTGAGAGGTGGAGGACAAGCTCAAAG GTGCAAGCACTCATGGGAAACCTGCTCAGGCTGCGatgtgaagacagcagcattaaGTGTTTGGTTGTTTCTCAGTTTACACGTTTCCTCACCATCTTAGAGACTCCActcag AGAGCATGGCTTCAGTTTTGTGCGTTTGGATGGCACAATGAACCAGAAGAAAAGGACCCATGTCATCCAGGAATTTCAGAGCTCTGCGACCGGCAGCCCTGCCATCATGCTCCTGTCACTCAAAGCTGGAGGAGTGGGGCTTAACTTGACCGCTGCCTCTCATGTTTTCCTCATGGACCCT GCATGGAACCCAGCTACTGAAGAGCAGTGTATTGACCGCTGCCACCGTTTGGGCCAGAAGCGGAAAGTTGTTGTCACTAAG ttcaTTGTGAAGGATTCCGTAGAGGAGAAAATGGTGAAGATCCAGAGGAAGAAGCAGGACCTGATAGAGAAGGCATTCGGTTCCACAAACACCGACAGGAAGACGACTCGCATCGATGACATCCTAGCTCTGATGGAACTGTAG